A single Miscanthus floridulus cultivar M001 unplaced genomic scaffold, ASM1932011v1 os_2222_1_2, whole genome shotgun sequence DNA region contains:
- the LOC136534736 gene encoding probable LRR receptor-like serine/threonine-protein kinase At3g47570, with amino-acid sequence MHLLACPIKPLDSRKHKHSIVQKLVIILASMMSLAIVLSVVLLWRGKQKRKSLSLPSINNQFPKVSYNDLARATDGFSTSKLIGKGRYSSVYQGELFPDRIVVAVKVFSLDTRGAQKSFIAECNALRNVRHRNLVPILTACSSIDSRGNDFKALVYKFMQRGDLHALLYLTGGDANTSTPSCITLAQRLNIVTDVADALEYLHHNNQGTIVHCDLKPSNILLDENMTAHIGDYCLGRFKVGSGTPYSGDSISTSSVAIKGTIGYVPECAGGGEVSSAGDVYSFGIVLLEIFMRKRPTDDIFKDGVNIARFVEMNFPDRIAQIVDPELLEEHDDVSQQTSSAMTQKKLECLISVLNNGLRCANPSPNERMDMQEVAARLHGIKDAYLNGN; translated from the exons ATGCACCTACTCGCATGTCCTATCAAGCCTTTGGATTCAAGAAAGCACAAGCATTCCATTGTGCAAAAGTTGGTGATCATTTTAGCCAGCATGATGTCACTTGCCATAGTCTTAAGTGTAGTGTTACTTTGGAGAGGTAAACAGAAGAGAAAATCTCTATCCTTGCCATCAATTAATAACCAATTTCCCAAAGTTTCATACAACGATCTTGCAAGAGCAACTGATGGATTCTCCACATCGAAGTTAATTGGGAAAGGAAGATATTCTTCCGTATATCAAGGAGAACTGTTCCCAGATAGAATCGTGGTTGCTGTCAAAGTTTTCAGCCTAGACACAAGAGGAGCACAGAAGAGTTTCATTGCAGAGTGTAATGCTCTAAGAAATGTGCGCCATCGAAATCTAGTTCCAATCTTAACAGCATGCTCAAGTATTGATTCCAGGGGAAATGATTTCAAAGCCTTAGTCTATAAGTTCATGCAACGAGGGGATTTGCATGCATTGTTATACTTGACTGGAGGTGATGCAAACACCTCAACTCCTAGCTGCATTACACTGGCCCAAAGGTTAAACATTGTGACAGATGTTGCAGATGCATTGGAATACCTCCACCATAACAACCAAGGAACCATTGTTCATTGTGATCTGAAGCCTAGCAATATTCTTTTGGACGAAAATATGACAGCACATATTGGAGACTATTGTCTTGGAAGATTCAAGGTTGGCTCAGGAACACCATACTCTGGTGACTCAATCTCGACTTCTTCGGTTGCGATAAAGGGAACAATTGGATACGTCCCAG AGTGCGCGGGAGGAGGCGAAGTTTCGAGTGCTGGAGACGTTTACAGCTTTGGAATTGTTCTACTTGAGATATTTATGCGGAAGAGGCCTACTGACGATATATTCAAAGATGGGGTCAATATTGCAAGATTCGTTGAGATGAACTTCCCTGACAGGATTGCACAAATTGTAGATCCTGAACTACTTGAAGAGCATGATGATGTATCGCAACAAACTTCATCAGCCATGACGCAGAAAAAATTGGAATGTTTAATTTCAGTGCTAAACAATGGACTTCGCTGTGCTAATCCATCCCCAAATGAGCGCATGGACATGCAGGAGGTGGCTGCAAGGCTTCACGGAATCAAGGATGCGTATCTGAATGGAAACTGA